TTGCGACCAAGGAAGCGCGGAATGTTAAGCGCTGCACCATCGTCGTCGTCATCGTCGTCATAGCGGGTCGGTTCGGGCGAGGACGGGCGCGACAGGCTCGTCATCCGTTCGAACAGAGTGCTGCCGCCGCTGCTCGGCGCTGGGGTCGACTGCTGCGGGGCGGGCGCGGGTGCGGGCTGCGGCGCAACCGGACGCGGCGCGGGCGCTTCATAGGCTTGCGGTTGCGGCCATCCGCCACCGACGGCGGGACGCTCGTTCTGTTGCTCGAAATCGCCGCCCAGCAGCAGTTCGTCCGAACCGCCGCCGTTGGGCTGCTGGGCCGCGGCCTCCACCTCGTCGCTCAATTCCAGCGAAAGGTCGAGCGGATCTTCCTGCGGCACGGGCTGTGCCGGTGCGGCTTGCGGCGCGGCAGCCGGAGTGACCACCCCGGCACGCATCGGCGCGCGGCCCGAACCCAGCGAGAAGCTCTGCGGGCTCTGCACGGCCTGAATCTGTTCTGCCGACTGGTCGATGCCGGTGGCGACGACCGAGACGCGGATCTTGCCTGCCAGATCGGGGTTGAACGCCGAACCCCAGATGATGTTCGCATCGGGATCGACCAGTTCGCGGATGTGGTTCGCGGCCTCGTCCACTTCCATCAGGCGCATGTCTTCGCCGCCGATGATCGAGACGATGACGCCCTTCGCGCCCGCCATCGACACACCGTCGAGCAGCGGATTGGCAATGGCCTTTTCGGCAGCCTCCAGCGCGCGGTTGTCGCCGTCCGCTTCGCCGGTGCCCATCATTGCCTTGCCCATCTCGCCCATCACCGAACGCACGTCGGCAAAGTCGAGGTTGATGAGGCCCGGCATGACCATCAGGTCGGTGATCGAGCGCACGCCTTGCTGAAGCACTTCGTCTGCGAGCCCGAAGGCTTCCTTGAACGTCGTGTCGGGGCTGGCGACAAGGAACAGGTTCTGGTTCGGGATGACGATCAGGGTATCGACATGCTTCTGCAGCTCCTCGATCCCCGCCTCGGCACTGCGCATCCGGCGCGAACCTTCGAACATGAAAGGCTTGGTCACGACGCCTACCGTCAGCACGCCCTTGTCGCGCGCGGCCTTGGCGATGACGGGGGCTGCACCGGTGCCGGTACCGCCGCCCATGCCCGCGGCGATGAAGCACATGTGGACGCCATCCAGCATCCGGTCGATCTCGTGCAACGTTTCCTCTGCCGCCGCGCGCCCGACTTCGGGCCGCGATCCGGCGCCAAGGCCCTGCGTGATTTCGGGGCCAAGCTGAATGCGATCTTCGGCCACTGCGTTGTTCAACGCCTGCGCGTCGGTATTGGCGACGACGAAATCGACGCCCTCGATCTCGGCCTGGATCATGTTGGCGATGGCGTTGCCGCCCGCCCCGCCGACACCGATCACGGTGATGCGCGGCCGAAGCTCCTCGACTGCCGGTGGACCGATGTTGATGCTCATGGAAATCTCCGCAAAGTCGCCGTTTCGGGCGTGCCCCGATTTAACCCTGATATTGGCACAGAACGATTCGCCGGGGCAAAGCAAATACGGGGATTTCCACACCTGTCATCGGGCTGGCAGGGCGACATATCGACAGTTGGCCGGGAAAGGGTAGGCTAAGGGCATGGAAAAGGACGAATTCAGCGAGGCACTGGGCATCGGGCCAGAGTCCGACATGGGCGTGCACCACCGCGAGAAGAACTCGTTTCGCGGGATTTCAACGCGCAAGAAGTTGCGGTTCCTGACCGCCAGCGCGGTGAACCAGGACTTCTTCGACGAGATTTGCGAGTTGGACCAACTGGAAGAGCTACGCCTCGAATGGCCGGTCACCGCCGAAACGATCGAGGGGCTGGCGCGGCTCAAGAACCTGAAGAAGCTGCGACTCGATTCCCCGCGCAACATCACCGATTTCACCCCGCTAACGCGAATGCCCCGGCTGACCCACCTCGATATCGAGAATGCCAAGCATCTCTATGACTTGCGCTGGATTCGCCCTTTGAAAGATCGGCTGGTCAAGCTGAACCTCGACGGGTCGATCAACACGACGCAAAAGCTGGAAAGCCTCGACCCGCTGGACGGTTTCGCGTTCGAGGAACTGTGGCTGGTGACGACGACGGTGAAGGACAAGGACCTGTCCCCGCTGATCACCTGCCGCAACCTGAAGAAACTGCGCTGCGCCAAATCGGTCTCGACCTTCGAGGGCTTCATGGCACTGGCCGACGCGCGGCCCGACATCGCCTGCGACTGGTTCAGCCCGGAGCACTGGCCGGGGCGGAAGTGGCGGCGGTGAGTGATAGACTAACAACCCGATTGCGCACATTCAATTTGCGGGCGGGGTAATCGTCCAACTGGCCGTGTAGTCGGGGTCCACGACCATTTCCCCTGTGCTCCTCAATCGATAAGAACCCGACTTAGCGGCGAAGAATGCTCTCAAGTCTGGCGGAAGGGTGTAGGTTTCTCCAAGCCGGCTGCCTTCCAAGCGCAGCCTGATTCCGCGAGCAGGGTCCGCGTCCATAACCGTGCCGAACATCTGCTCCAGTCGGTCGCCTGCTGGCTCTTCATAGGTGATGCCGACAATGACAGTCGCGCCACAAAGTTCTTTAGCAAAAGCTTGGTCCCACGCGGGTCGATTGTTTGATTTGCGGAAGGGCCATTTCATTCAACAGGCTTAGCAGCTTCAGGTCGGCTAACCACCCCATTGCGGACATTCAGGCGCTCAAGCCACCAAGCCAAAGTACCACTTTGGCTTGATCGTCAAAAATACTCCCGTATCGCCCGCATCACCCGCGCGGGCAGGTTCATCCGCCCGAACCGCGCCGTCGTCTGCCATGTCGATCCGTGGGTGCGAATGTCGATCGGGTCCGCCGCGGCGTAGATTACCAGCCCCGCCAGCGCGGCAAAGCCCGGTGTCGCGTGCGCTTCGGGCAGACCCTTCATCGCCGGGGGGCGCCCGGTGCGGACCGGTTTGGCCAGCGCCTGCTGCACATAATCGGCAAGGCCCGCCAGTTCCGCGCCGCCGCCAGTCAGCACGATCTGCCGCCCGTTGCCGCCGCGCCCGGTCACGAATCCCAGCCCTTTCAGCGCCTTGGCCACGTCCTCGGTCCAACGCGAAAGCTGGCCGTTGATCGTGCTGATCAGGTCGGCGCGGGGAATTTCCTCACCGCCATCGGTGAGGGGGATTTTCTCGCGATGGTCGGTCGGGCTGGCGATGGCGCTGCCGTAGACGCATTTGAGCCGCTCTGCCTGCGCGCGGCGCACGCCGAAGGCCCCGGCCACGCTGTCGGTCAGGTCATTGGAGCCGTAGGGTAGGACCGTCACGCCCACCAGCATCCCGCCGACGTGGACCGAAACGTGGGTGACTTCCGCGCCGAAATCGACGACCGCAACGCCCAGTTCGCGCTCTTCCTCTGTCAAACAGGCATGGCCGCTTGCGACCGCCGCGCCGACAACGCCCTCAACTTCAAGATGCGCGCTCTGCACCGCTTCCATCAGGTTGCGTAAGGGGCCCGCCTCGGCCTCCATCACGTGGACCGCAACGGCCAGCCGCTGGGCATGAAGCCCGCGCGGGTTCGACACGCCCTGCGCGCCGTCCAGCACGTAATGCGCGGGCTGAGCATGGAGTACGACCTTGGGCTCGCCCACTTGCGGCACGATGCGTTCCCGCGCTTCGGCCAAGAGGTATTCGACGTCGTCCTGATCGATCCGGCGACCGCCGATCTCGATATCGACCTCGCGGATCTCGCTCATCAGGCCTGCGTTGGCGCAACCGATCCACACGCTCGACACTTGCGTATCGGCGGCGCGTTCGGCGCGTTCGATGGCGTCGCGAATGGCGTGCGTGGCCGCGTCCATGTCGGTGACATAGCCGCGCCGGATGCCGTCCGCCGCGCGGTGGCCGGAACCGAGCACGATCATCTCGCCATCGCCCGTCAGCCCCGCGATCATCGCGGAAATGCGGAACGACCCGATGTTGATCGCGCCGAACACCTTTTCGATCCGTAGGTTCGCCATCAATCGCCCCCTGCCTGTGTCTCTGCCTTCGCGGCCAGCCGTTTCGCCTCGGCCCGCGCCTCTGCCTCTTCCGCCGCGCGGCCCGGCACGCGCATATAAACCTTGGACGGGTCGCGCATGTCGAACACTGCGACGCTGCCGCCCAGCAGGCGGTTCATGCCGTCCATCTGCGCGAACGCCACCAAGGCCTCGCTCGCCTCCGCCTCGCCTTCGGGCAGGGCCACGACCTGTCCGGTGGCAAAGGTGATGTTCCACCGGCGATGGCCGATCCATTCGGCCCCGCGCACCTGTTTCTTCAATGCGGGCGCGGAATCGAGCAGCAGCGCCAGATCGCCAGCGCGTTCGGCGGCGCCGTCGCCTTTCAACACCAGCATCTTCTGCGCCTTGGCCGGGGCAACCGGCTCCAGCTGATGGCCCGCAGGATCGATCAGAACGAAGTTCTCACCCTGCTGCAACACCGCGTGGGGGGTGCGTTCGATCACGTCGATCACCAGCTTGTCGGGCAATTGCCGCGACACGCGCGCATCGCGCACCCACGGCAGCGCGACCAGTTCTTCACGCAGGGCCGCTACGTCCAGCCGGGTCATCGGCTGCGTCTGCGCGGCGATGGCTCGGCGGTAGATTTCCTGGCTGTCCATGCGCTTTACGCCGTGGACCTCGACCTGCTTGACCGCGAACCCAGCATCGCGCGCGAAATTACCGATCTTCTCGTCAGCAAATCCGGGCAGGCCCGACACGACCGCCAGCGCCCCTGCCGCCGTAATCACGACCAGTGCGATCACCGCGGTAAACAGCCGTTGCAGCGCCTTTTCCGACAGGCCGAGCGCACCAACCAGCCCGTTCAGCAATCCGCCAGTCCGCGCCCGCGCATCGGCGACGGCGCGCTTCTTGCCCTTGCTGGCAGCGGCGCGCCTTACGCCCTTGCCGCCGCGCTTGATCGTGGTGCTGCTCATAGCGAGGGTTCCACGGTCACTTTGCCGAAATTGCCGACGCGGCGGATTTCCCATTCCAGCGTCACGCCCGACTTGGCACGGACGCGTCGGCGCACCTCCTCGCCCAGCGCCTCGATATCGGCGCTCGTCGCCTCGCCGCGGTTGATCAGGAAATTGGTGTGCTTTTCGCTGACTTGCGCATCGCCCAGCGTCAGGCCCCGGCACCCCGCCTCGTCCACCAGCTTCCACGCCGATGTCCCTTCGGGGTTCTTGAAAGTCGAACCGCCGGTCTTGGTGCGCAACGGCTGCGATGCTTCGCGCGCTTCGGTGATGCGGTCCATCTCGGCCTGAATCGTGGCGGGATCGCCCGGTTCACCACGCATCGTGGCGGATACGACGATGGCCCCGTCGGGCAGGTCCGAATGGCGATAGGTATAGCCCATGTCGGCAAGGCCGAGCGTCTTCACTGTGCCATCGCGCAGCACGACGTCGCACTGGGTCAGCACGTCCTTGACCTCGCGCCCATAGGCGCCGCCGTTCATGCGCACGAAGCCACCGACGGTGCCGGGAATGGACTTGAGGAATTCGAGGCCCGCCACGCCGGCTTTTTGTGCGGTAGAGCTGGCCAGGACGCCAGGCGTTCCGCCGCCAAAGCGCAAGGTGCTGTCGCCTAGGTCTGTGCAATCGAAAAACGGCTTGCCCAACCGCACAACCACGCCGGGCACGCCGCCATCGCGGACGATCATGTTGGAACCGAGGCCGAGGCCCATGACCGGCACATCGGCGGGCAGCGCGGCGAGGAATTCGGACAGGTCTGCGGTATCTTCGGGTTCAAACAAAAGTTCGGCGGGCCCGCCGGTCTTGAACCACGTCAGCTTCGCCAACGGCGCCTCGGCGGTCAGCGTGCCGCGCGGGGCAGGCACGGTAAAGGTGCCGCTCTCCAGCGTAATCTCCAGCGTATCGTCGTGGCAAACGATATGCGCCATCAGCCCGACCGTTTCGCATTGACGGCATCGGCAAGCCCAGCCGCCCACTTGGTGATGTCGCCCGCGCCAAGGCACACGACCTGATCGTTCGGTTCGATGGTTTCGGACAGCACTTTGGCCAGCGCGTCGGCGCTTTCGACGACGCTTACGGTGCGGTGGCCACGATCCTTCAGGCCTGCGACCAGCGCCCCTGCATCCACGCCCTCTATCGGCTGCTCGCCCGCCGGATAGACCGGGGTGACATAGACGACATCGGCGTCGTTGAAGGCCTGCTGAAAGTCGCCCATGTGATCGCGCAGGCGCGTGAAACGGTGCGGCTGGGCCACGGCGATCACCCTGCCGCGCGCACCTTCGCGGGCGGCGGACAGCACGGCGCGGATTTCGACCGGGTGGTGGCCGTAATCGTCGATGACCAGTGCCGGATCCCCGCCAGTCGCAATTTCGCCCACCTTGGTGAAGCGGCGCTTGACGCCGGAAAAGCGCGAGAAGCCTTCGGAGATGGTCGCGTGCGGGCACTGCATTTCCAGCGCCACGGCAATCGCCGCCAGCGAGTTCTGCACGTTGTGCCGCCCCGCCATCGGCAGGTCGACGCCTTCGATCTTGTCGATATGCCCGTCGCGGTGGCGGATCGTCACGTCGAACGTGTTGCCGCCGGGATAAGGCTGGACATTCTCGCCCCGCACGTCGGCTTGTGCGGAAAAGCCGTAGGTCACCACGCGGCGGTCGCGGATCTTGGGCAGGATCGCCTGCACCTCGGGGTGGTCGATGCACAGCACCGCCGCGCCGTAGAACGGCACGTTCTCGATGAATTCGACGAAAGCATCTTTCACCGCATCGAAGCTGCCGTAATGGTCGAGGTGTTCGGGATCGATGTTGGTGACGACTGCGATCTGCCCGTCGAGACGCAGGAAAGAACCATCGCTCTCGTCCGCCTCAACGACCATCCAGTCGCTTTCACCCACGCGCGCATTGCTGCCATAGGAATTGATGATGCCGCCGTTGATAACCGTCGGGTCCACCCCGCCTGCATCGAGCAGCGCGGCGATCATGCTGGTCGTCGTCGTCTTGCCATGCGTACCCGCCACCGCGACCGTGCGTTTCAGCCGCATCAGTTCGGCCAGCATCTCGGCGCGGCGCACCACGGGGATGCGGTTTTCCAGCGCGGCGACGACTTCGGGATTGGTGCGCTTCACGGCAGTGGACGTGACCAGGACGGCGACACCGTCAAGGTTCTCCGCCTTTTGCCCGATCATCACCGGGATGCCCTTTTCGCGCAGCCCTTCGACGACGTAGCTCTCGTTGATGTCGCTGCCCTGCACCGAGTAGCCGAGGTTGTGCATCACCTCGGCAATGCCGGACATGCCGATGCCGCCGATCCCTGCAAAGTGGATCGTGCCAATGTCGGTGCCGACACCCTTCATGCGCCCGCTCCCACGACTTCGCCGCTGGCCTCGGGCTTGCCCTTGCCGATGCGGATCACGTCCATAAGCGGCTCTCCGCCAAAGCTTTCGACAAGGTCGGCCAGATCCTTCGCCGCATCCGGGCGGCCGCAGTTCCACGCCATGTGCGCGGCATTGCCAAGCGTTTCGGGATCGGCGGCCATCGCTTCGATCTGGCGAGACAGCTGCTCTGGCGTAAAGCTGTCCTGCCGGATCGCACGGGCACCGCCAGCGGCGACCATTTCGGCAGCGTTCACGCTCTGATGATCGTCCATCGCGCCGGGCAGAGGAATCAGGATCGCGGGGCGGCCCACGGCGGTCAGTTCGGCAATGGTCGATGCGCCCGCGCGCCCGATGAACAGGTGCGCATCGGCAAGGCGTTCGGCCATGTCCTCGAAATAGGTGCCCAGTTCTGCCGGAATCTCATGCGCCTGATAGGCGGCGCGCACGCCCTCGATGTCGGCGGCGCGGCATTGCTGCGTGACTTGCAAGCGGTGCCGGATGCTTTCGGGCAGCATGGCGAGGCCGTCGGGCACGACTTTCGACAGGATCGACGCCCCCTGACTGCCGCCCGTTACCAGCACGCGCAGCAGGCCATCGGCGCTGAACGGCGGATAAGGCTTGTCGCGCAGGGCCAGCACCTCGGTCCGCACCGGATTGCCCAGCTTGTGGACGCGGGCCAAGGCCTTGGCGGGTAGCCGCTCCACCCGGTCATAGGCGGTGACGATCGCCGCCGCACTTCCCGCCAGCAATCGGTTCACCCGGCCCAGCACCGCGTTCTGTTCGTGGATCACCGCAGGCACGCCAGCCGCGCGCGCCGCCAGCAGGCCGGGCATCGACGGATAGCCGCCGAAGCCGACGACCGCGCTCGGCTCGAATTCGCGCATCAGGCGCAGCGCCTGCTTCCGGCCCTTCCAGATCGCGATCAGGCCCTTGATCTTGCCGACGATCCCGCCATCCATGCGCCCGGCGGGCAGCACGTTGACCTCGAGCCCATCGGGCACGCCCGGTATCGCCTCGCCCCGGCTATCGGTGACAAGGGCCACGCGGTGGCCGCGTTCGATCAATTCCCGCGCCAGTGCAAAGGCGGGGATCATGTGTCCGCCGGTGCCCCCGGCGGCGAGTACGTAATGGCGATAGACGCTCATCGCTCAGTTCATTTCCTTCTCGGCCCCTTGGGCAGGCCGTCGCGCGTCAGATAGGGGTTGCGCCGCGTGACCGCCAGCAACAGGCCGACCGTCAGGCACAGCGCGATCATCGAGGAACCGCCGTAGGAGATCAACGGCAGGGTCATGCCCTTCGACGGAAAAAGCTGAAGGTTCACCGCCATGTTGATGAACGCCTGACCGCCCAACAGCGTGGCCAATCCAGTACCAGCCAGCAGCGTGAACAAGTCGTCTTCCCCCGCCAGACGCCACAGCACCCGCACCACCAGCGCGCAGAACAGCATGGCAATGCCCGCAACCGCAATCAGGCCGAATTCCTCTCCGATCACTGAAAGGATATAGTCGGTATGCGCCTCGGGCAGGATTTTCTTGCGCTCGCCCATCCACAGCCCGCGCCCGAACCAGCCGCCGCTGGTCAGCGTCTTGTTGGCAAGATCGACCTGGCTATAGGCCTCTGCCCCGCCAAGAAACGCATCGATGCGGTGCCGGGCATTGTCGTAGAAAAAGTACGCGCCGACGACGAGGCCGACAATCCCGCCCGCGCCCCATCCGATCAGCTTCATCGGCATGCCCGATGTGATGGCCAGCACGAACCAGACACCGCAAAGCAGAATCGCCGTGCCGAAGTCCGGCTGCAACATCAGCAGCGCGCAGGAAACCGCCAGCAACGCGCCAGACAGCACCATCACCGGCAGTTGCGGATCGCGCACCCGCCACGACATGATCCACGCGGTCAACACGGCGAATGCAGGCTTGTAGAACTCCGAAGGTTGAAACGATGCGCCCAGCCGTATCCAGCGCCGCGCGCCGTTGATCTCTGCCCCCACGAAGGGCACCGCCAGCAGCAGGACGAACATCACTGCGCTCAGCAGGATGGCAAAACGACGCGCTGATGTGCGCGGAAGGATAGAGGCCGCGAACATCGCCCCGATACCCAGCACCAGATAGGCGATGTGCATCCAGAAGAAGTGCAGGTCCGACAGCTGCGTTTCCGCGGTCGACAGGCGATGCGCGCTGGCTGCGCTGCCCGCCGCTACACCGATCACGCCGACCATCATCAGCGCGGCAACGATGGACAGCAGCACCTTGTCTATCTCTCGCCACCAAACCGCCAGTTCGTGCCAGCGGCCCTTGCGGCGCGGCGGCGGCTTACGCACGATATGGACCCCACCCGCACCGGGCTGAAAGCTGCCGCCATCGAACTGCGGTGTCGCGGTCATTGCGAACCTCCATTGGCAAGCGAGCGCACCATACTGACAAAGGCCTCGCCACGCTTTTCGTAATCGCGGAACTGGTCGAAACTGGCGCACGCCGGGCTGAGCAGGACGACATCGCCCGGCTGTGCGGCGGCGGCGGCGGCGCGGACCGCCTCTGCCAGCAATTCGGCACGTTCGATATACGGCACCCGGCCTTCCAGCAGGCGGGCGAACATCTGGCCGGATTCGCCGATGGTATAGGCGGCGGCGACGTTGCCGAGGTGCGGCTCGATCTCGCCAAGGTTGTCGCCTTTGGGCAAGCCGCCGACGATCCAGTGCACGCGCGGATGATCGCTGGGCGGATAGGCGGCAATGGCGGGCGCGGCAGAGGCGGGGTTGGTCGCCTTGGAATCGTTGACAAAGGCGACGCCGCCTATCGACGTCACGTATTCCATCCGGTGCGGCAGGCCCTTGAAGCTTTTCAGCCCCGCGGCGATTTCCGCATCGCTCAGCCCCAGCTTGCGCGCGGTCGCCACGGCGGCAGCGGCGTTGCCGAGATTGTGCGGCCCTTGCAACGCGGGCCATTCAGATTGGTCACCCGGCAGCGTCACATCCTCGATCACGACAGGCGCGCGCCCATCCAGCGCGCGGCCCACCGGGCGAATTTCGTGCAGCGAATGGCGGTCAACGATGGCAAGGCCGTGCCCATGCTGCATTTCGAACAGCCGCGCCTTGCTGGCGGCATAGCCGGGGAAGCCCTCGTCATAGCGATCGAGGTGATCGGGCGAGACGTTGAGCAGGATCGCCACATCGCATTCCAGCGTGCGGGTCAGATCGATCTGATAGCTCGACAGTTCGAGCACATAAGCCCCGCCAGCGGCCAACGGCTCGGTGCTGAGGATCGGAATGCCGATATTGCCGCCCAGCCGCGCAAGCCGCCCGCTGCTTTCCAGCAGGTGGTGGATCAGCGCGGTCGTGGTCGACTTGCCGTTGGTGCCGGTGATCCCGACCACGCGGTGCGGCGGCAGCGACCTGCGCGCCAATGCGAACAGTTCGATATCGCCGATCAGCGGCACGTTGGCGCTGCGCGCGACATCGGCGATGGGATGGCGATTGATCGGCACGCCGGGGGAAACGACGATACCCTGCGCGCCCTTAACGCTCTCGGCCGTCAATTCGCCGATCACGCATTGCTCTCCCGCATGGGCCAGTGCCGCCTTGGCGACATTGCGCGCATCCTCGCTACGGTCCCACGCGATCACCGACGCCCCGGCGGCGCACAGCGCGCGCACGGTAGCAAGGCCGCTGCGGGCAAGGCCCAGCACGGCATATCTGCTTCCGGCGAAAACCGCCTCTGGCAGGATCGAGGCGGGCCCACCCAAGGCGCTTTGGTCGCTCACCGCACTTTCAGCGTGGCAAGGCCGATGACCGCCAACACGATGGCGACGATCCAGAACCGGATGACAACCGTGCTTTCGGCCCAGCCCTTTTGTTCGAAGTGGTGGTGGATCGGTGCCATGCGAAAGATTCGCTTGCCGGTCCGCTTGAACCAGAACACCTGCACGATGACCGACACCGCTTCCAGCACGAAGAGCCCGCCGACGATGGCCAGCACGACTTCATGATGCGCGGCCACCGCGATAACGCCCAGCGCCCCGCCAAGGGCCAGCGACCCGGTATCGCCCATGAACACGGCAGCGGGCGGTGCGTTGAACCACAGGAAAGCCAGGCCCGCGCCGATGATCGCGGCACACAGGATCGCCAGTTCGCCCGCGTTCTCGACATAGGGAATGCCAAGGTATTCCGAATAGTCGGCCCGGCCGACCAGATAGGCGATGATCGCAAAGGTGCCGCTGGCGATGATGACCGGCATGATGGCCAGCCCGTCCAGCCCGTCGGTCAGGTTCACCGCATTGCCCGCGCCGACGATCACGAAGGCCGCGAAGACGTAATAGACCGGCCCCATCGGGATGCCGAAGGTCAGGAACGGCAGGTAGAGGTTGGTATCATCCACCACCAGCCAGGCGGCGAGACCCGCTACCGCGAATTCGAACATCAGGCGCACCTTGCCCGAAACGCCCTTGTGGCTGCGCTTCGTCACCTTGTCGTAATCGTCGAAGAAGCCGATCGCACCAAACCCGATGGTGACGGCGATGCAGGCCCAGACCATCCAGCTGTTAAGGTCCATCCACAACAGCATCGAAATCAACACCGAAGTGATGATCATCAACCCGCCCATCGTCGGCGTGCCGCGCTTGGCAAGGTGCGTCTGCGGCCCGTCGGCGCGGATCGGCTGGCCCTTGCCCTGCCGCACGCGCAGCATGTCGATAAAGCGCGGACCGATCACCATGCCGATGGTGAGCGCCGTCAACAGGCAGGCCCCCGCCCGAAAGCTTTGGTAACGGATCAGGTTGGCCAGTCCTTCAAATTCGAAAAACTGGGCGATCAGGTAAAGCATCGACGATCCTCAGGCGCGAAAACAGCGGTAGGCGGGGGTCGCGGCGGACGGCACGAAAACCGGTCCCCAGCAATGCGCGAAGCGGCCCGCTTTGTGAAGCGGGCCGCTGTTGCTTTCCCCAATCCGGGGCGGGCTTTTGCCCAATATGTCCGGCGGCGAAACCGCCATTACATCGCCGCGGCCCGTTTGCCCGGCACTTCGTCGCAAGCGGGCTGAAGCGCCAGCGCCGCGCAGCCCAGCGAAGCCCCGGCGGCCCGCATCGCACCCAGCACGGCAAGCGAGGCGCAGGCATCGCCGAAATGATCGCCCAGTGCATAGCACATGCGCTGCCCCATCATCTCTGCGGTGACCAGCCAACCGCCATCCGATCCCCGAACCGCGTCCAAAAGGCAGATGTCGCTGCTCGCCTTGCGACCATAGCCATAGACCTGCGCGCCAACGTCCAGCGCGGCGGCGCGCCAGCAGGCAAAGTCGGGGTGATCGGCGGGCAGAACCGCCGCGCCGCCGCGTTGCAGGGCGGCACCGGCGCGAATACCCTCGGCCCGGCTCATCTCGCGGCCGCCTACGAAGAGGTGCGGGCGCAGGCTCTCGATGCTGTCAT
The sequence above is a segment of the Croceicoccus naphthovorans genome. Coding sequences within it:
- the ftsZ gene encoding cell division protein FtsZ, whose protein sequence is MSINIGPPAVEELRPRITVIGVGGAGGNAIANMIQAEIEGVDFVVANTDAQALNNAVAEDRIQLGPEITQGLGAGSRPEVGRAAAEETLHEIDRMLDGVHMCFIAAGMGGGTGTGAAPVIAKAARDKGVLTVGVVTKPFMFEGSRRMRSAEAGIEELQKHVDTLIVIPNQNLFLVASPDTTFKEAFGLADEVLQQGVRSITDLMVMPGLINLDFADVRSVMGEMGKAMMGTGEADGDNRALEAAEKAIANPLLDGVSMAGAKGVIVSIIGGEDMRLMEVDEAANHIRELVDPDANIIWGSAFNPDLAGKIRVSVVATGIDQSAEQIQAVQSPQSFSLGSGRAPMRAGVVTPAAAPQAAPAQPVPQEDPLDLSLELSDEVEAAAQQPNGGGSDELLLGGDFEQQNERPAVGGGWPQPQAYEAPAPRPVAPQPAPAPAPQQSTPAPSSGGSTLFERMTSLSRPSSPEPTRYDDDDDDDGAALNIPRFLGRNNR
- the ftsA gene encoding cell division protein FtsA, which gives rise to MANLRIEKVFGAINIGSFRISAMIAGLTGDGEMIVLGSGHRAADGIRRGYVTDMDAATHAIRDAIERAERAADTQVSSVWIGCANAGLMSEIREVDIEIGGRRIDQDDVEYLLAEARERIVPQVGEPKVVLHAQPAHYVLDGAQGVSNPRGLHAQRLAVAVHVMEAEAGPLRNLMEAVQSAHLEVEGVVGAAVASGHACLTEEERELGVAVVDFGAEVTHVSVHVGGMLVGVTVLPYGSNDLTDSVAGAFGVRRAQAERLKCVYGSAIASPTDHREKIPLTDGGEEIPRADLISTINGQLSRWTEDVAKALKGLGFVTGRGGNGRQIVLTGGGAELAGLADYVQQALAKPVRTGRPPAMKGLPEAHATPGFAALAGLVIYAAADPIDIRTHGSTWQTTARFGRMNLPARVMRAIREYF
- a CDS encoding cell division protein FtsQ/DivIB yields the protein MSSTTIKRGGKGVRRAAASKGKKRAVADARARTGGLLNGLVGALGLSEKALQRLFTAVIALVVITAAGALAVVSGLPGFADEKIGNFARDAGFAVKQVEVHGVKRMDSQEIYRRAIAAQTQPMTRLDVAALREELVALPWVRDARVSRQLPDKLVIDVIERTPHAVLQQGENFVLIDPAGHQLEPVAPAKAQKMLVLKGDGAAERAGDLALLLDSAPALKKQVRGAEWIGHRRWNITFATGQVVALPEGEAEASEALVAFAQMDGMNRLLGGSVAVFDMRDPSKVYMRVPGRAAEEAEARAEAKRLAAKAETQAGGD
- the murB gene encoding UDP-N-acetylmuramate dehydrogenase; this encodes MAHIVCHDDTLEITLESGTFTVPAPRGTLTAEAPLAKLTWFKTGGPAELLFEPEDTADLSEFLAALPADVPVMGLGLGSNMIVRDGGVPGVVVRLGKPFFDCTDLGDSTLRFGGGTPGVLASSTAQKAGVAGLEFLKSIPGTVGGFVRMNGGAYGREVKDVLTQCDVVLRDGTVKTLGLADMGYTYRHSDLPDGAIVVSATMRGEPGDPATIQAEMDRITEAREASQPLRTKTGGSTFKNPEGTSAWKLVDEAGCRGLTLGDAQVSEKHTNFLINRGEATSADIEALGEEVRRRVRAKSGVTLEWEIRRVGNFGKVTVEPSL
- the murC gene encoding UDP-N-acetylmuramate--L-alanine ligase codes for the protein MKGVGTDIGTIHFAGIGGIGMSGIAEVMHNLGYSVQGSDINESYVVEGLREKGIPVMIGQKAENLDGVAVLVTSTAVKRTNPEVVAALENRIPVVRRAEMLAELMRLKRTVAVAGTHGKTTTTSMIAALLDAGGVDPTVINGGIINSYGSNARVGESDWMVVEADESDGSFLRLDGQIAVVTNIDPEHLDHYGSFDAVKDAFVEFIENVPFYGAAVLCIDHPEVQAILPKIRDRRVVTYGFSAQADVRGENVQPYPGGNTFDVTIRHRDGHIDKIEGVDLPMAGRHNVQNSLAAIAVALEMQCPHATISEGFSRFSGVKRRFTKVGEIATGGDPALVIDDYGHHPVEIRAVLSAAREGARGRVIAVAQPHRFTRLRDHMGDFQQAFNDADVVYVTPVYPAGEQPIEGVDAGALVAGLKDRGHRTVSVVESADALAKVLSETIEPNDQVVCLGAGDITKWAAGLADAVNAKRSG
- the murG gene encoding undecaprenyldiphospho-muramoylpentapeptide beta-N-acetylglucosaminyltransferase produces the protein MSVYRHYVLAAGGTGGHMIPAFALARELIERGHRVALVTDSRGEAIPGVPDGLEVNVLPAGRMDGGIVGKIKGLIAIWKGRKQALRLMREFEPSAVVGFGGYPSMPGLLAARAAGVPAVIHEQNAVLGRVNRLLAGSAAAIVTAYDRVERLPAKALARVHKLGNPVRTEVLALRDKPYPPFSADGLLRVLVTGGSQGASILSKVVPDGLAMLPESIRHRLQVTQQCRAADIEGVRAAYQAHEIPAELGTYFEDMAERLADAHLFIGRAGASTIAELTAVGRPAILIPLPGAMDDHQSVNAAEMVAAGGARAIRQDSFTPEQLSRQIEAMAADPETLGNAAHMAWNCGRPDAAKDLADLVESFGGEPLMDVIRIGKGKPEASGEVVGAGA